The genomic DNA GGGGGGGGGGGGGGGCGGGGGGGCGGGGGGGTGGGGGGGCGGAGCAGGGGGTGTCCCGGGGGGGGGGGGGGGGCGGGGGGGGGGGGCCCGGGGGGGGGGGGGGGGGGGGGGCGCGAGCCTACGCGCGGGGCAGGTCCTGCCCGCGCGGCACGGGGCGGCGGGAGGGGTGCACGGGCCACGGCGAGGTGGCCGGGCGCAGGGTGGCCCAGCCTGCGCGGCGGGCGGCGTCGGCGGCGAGCAGCGCCACGACGGCGCCAGGGTTCTGCACCCGGCCGGCGAGGACGTCGGCGACGGCCTCGTCCAGCGGGACCCAGGCCGTGACGATGCCGGCCTCCTCCTCGCTGCGCGTGAACCGGTCGTCGACGTGCACCTGCTCGACGTCGCGGGCGAGGAACACCCGCTGCGCCTCGTCGGAGCCGCCGGGCGAGTTGAGGAAGTCGACGAGGACGTCGTAGCGGCCGGCGCGCACGTCGACCTCCTCCCACAGCTCGCGGGCCGCGGCGTCGACCGGCTCCTCGTCGGCCATGTCGAGCAGCCCGGCGGGCAGCTCCCACAGCTCGCTGCGCACGGGGTGGCGGTACTGGCGCAGCAGGAGCACCCGCTCCTCGTCGTCCATCGCCAGGACGCTCACCGCACCGGGGTGCTCGAGGTACTGGCGGACGACCGTGTGCTCCTCCTCGCCCGCGCCGTCGTCGGAGAGCCGGACGGTGTCGGCGACGACGTCCCACTTCATGCCCTCGACGAGCCGCTCGTGGGCGACGACGGGCCGCGGGGCGTACCGGTCCTCGGGCACGTCAGGCCCCCGCGACCAGGGCGGCGGCGTCCT from Aquipuribacter hungaricus includes the following:
- a CDS encoding NUDIX domain-containing protein — translated: MKWDVVADTVRLSDDGAGEEEHTVVRQYLEHPGAVSVLAMDDEERVLLLRQYRHPVRSELWELPAGLLDMADEEPVDAAARELWEEVDVRAGRYDVLVDFLNSPGGSDEAQRVFLARDVEQVHVDDRFTRSEEEAGIVTAWVPLDEAVADVLAGRVQNPGAVVALLAADAARRAGWATLRPATSPWPVHPSRRPVPRGQDLPRA